A single Lolium perenne isolate Kyuss_39 chromosome 6, Kyuss_2.0, whole genome shotgun sequence DNA region contains:
- the LOC127309779 gene encoding uncharacterized protein — protein MSSSPPSGRRITVRSIACRGVKAFVPFQKPPLYAAVSLAGRREKTPADPGGGENPDWDGAVFGFDLDGDGGLLQFEVKAQVPLLGNKLVGTICVPLSHLCSGGGDGTVPRRVSYQVLAPDGKPNGSLSFVCAVTGGAPHSYQQPQVYAARPEQDASPCCAPPPPLHSLGAYPPPATPYFEQQGSSYPPPPVSTSLYPPLQDMLPPSNYPPPPPRMIDSLFPVSNSGPNSSYPVPPTQTTAYPPPPGSSAAYSVPPTQHIGNYPPRYPPTPPPSGYPPQPQMNHEFPAPINCYPPPPPPESGSVFSVYPRSTSSPAPRSMDRESPYMASSFQDSGIVTYPESHGPRVPSGGSYYPPSGIPDTASGRWGEFAILLHSSWA, from the coding sequence ATGTCCAGCTCACCGCCGTCAGGCCGGCGCATCACCGTGAGATCCATCGCCTGCCGCGGCGTCAAGGCCTTCGTCCCCTTCCAGAAGCCGCCGCTCTACGCGGCCGTGTCCCTCGCCGGCCGCCGGGAGAAGACGCCCGCCGACCCCGGCGGCGGCGAGAACCCGGACTGGGACGGCGCCGTCTTCGGGTTCGACTTGGACGGCGACGGCGGGCTCCTGCAGTTCGAGGTGAAGGCGCAGGTGCCGCTCCTCGGCAACAAGCTCGTCGGCACGATCTGCGTGCCGCTGTCGCACctctgcagcggcggcggcgacggcacgGTGCCGCGGCGCGTCAGCTACCAGGTGCTCGCCCCCGACGGCAAGCCCAACGGCAGCCTCAGCTTCGTCTGCGCCGTCACCGGCGGCGCGCCGCACTCGTACCAGCAGCCGCAGGTCTATGCGGCGCGGCCGGAGCAAGACGCCAGCCCTTGTtgcgcgcctccgccgccgctgcaCAGTTTGGGCGCCTATCCACCTCCGGCGACGCCGTACTTTGAGCAGCAGGGCAGCAGCTACCCGCCGCCACCAGTGTCAACATCGCTGTATCCGCCGCTACAGGACATGCTGCCGCCAAGCAACtaccctcctccgccgccgcgaaTGATCGACTCGCTGTTTCCGGTGTCAAATTCCGGACCAAACAGCAGCTACCCAGTGCCGCCGACGCAAACTACTGCATATCCGCCACCACCTGGGTCGTCTGCCGCCTATTCGGTGCCTCCGACACAACACATCGGCAACTATCCGCCAAGGTATCCTCCGACTCCACCACCGAGCGGTTACCCACCTCAGCCACAAATGAACCATGAGTTCCCCGCTCCCATCAACTGCtatcctcctccacctccgccggAGTCCGGCTCAGTATTTTCAGTATATCCAAGATCGACGTCATCGCCGGCGCCAAGATCAATGGATCGTGAATCACCATACATGGCATCATCGTTTCAAGACTCCGGGATAGTCACTTACCCGGAATCGCACGGGCCGCGGGTGCCTTCTGGTGGCTCTTACTACCCTCCGTCGGGGATACCGGATACGGCATCAGGAAGATGGGGCGAGTTCGCCATACTACTACACTCATCCTGGGCCTAG